The following proteins are encoded in a genomic region of Streptococcus cristatus AS 1.3089:
- a CDS encoding DEAD/DEAH box helicase encodes MKFTEFNFKDYIQEALKDLNFVEATEVQEKLIPVVLSGRDLVGESKTGSGKTHTFLLPIFQELDEEADSVQAVITAPSRELATQIYQAARQLASFSEQEIRVANYVGGTDKARQIGKLESSQPHIVIGTPGRIYDLVESGDLAIHKAHTFVVDEADMTLDMGFLETVDRIAARLPKDLQFLVFSATIPQKLQPFLKKYLSNPVMEQIKTKTVIADTIDNWLLSTKGRDKNAQIYEISQLLQPYLAMIFVNTKTRADELQAYLTAQGLKVAKIHGDIPPRERKRIMNQVKNLDFEYIVATDLAARGIDIEGVSHVINDAIPQDLSFFVHRVGRTGRNGLPGTAITLYQPSDDSDIRELEKLGIKFTPKMIKNGEFQDTYDRDRRANREKTKEKLDTEMIGLVKKKKKKIKPGYKKKIQWAVNEKRRKTKRAENRARGRAERKAKRQTF; translated from the coding sequence ATGAAATTTACAGAATTTAACTTTAAAGATTATATCCAGGAAGCCCTTAAGGACCTAAACTTTGTGGAGGCGACAGAGGTTCAAGAAAAGCTGATTCCAGTGGTGTTGTCTGGCCGAGACTTGGTCGGGGAGTCCAAAACAGGATCAGGCAAGACGCATACCTTCTTGCTGCCTATCTTCCAAGAGCTGGACGAAGAGGCTGACAGTGTCCAAGCAGTGATTACAGCACCCAGCCGAGAATTAGCAACCCAGATCTATCAGGCTGCCCGTCAGCTAGCTAGCTTTTCTGAGCAAGAGATTCGGGTGGCCAACTATGTCGGCGGAACTGACAAGGCTCGTCAGATTGGCAAGCTAGAGTCCAGCCAGCCCCATATCGTCATTGGAACGCCGGGGCGGATTTACGATTTGGTTGAGTCAGGTGATTTGGCTATCCACAAGGCTCATACCTTTGTCGTGGACGAGGCTGATATGACGCTTGATATGGGCTTTTTGGAGACGGTAGACCGGATTGCGGCTCGCTTGCCTAAAGACTTGCAGTTTTTAGTCTTCTCGGCTACCATTCCGCAAAAGCTCCAGCCTTTCTTGAAAAAATACCTGTCTAATCCAGTCATGGAGCAGATTAAGACCAAGACAGTGATTGCTGATACCATTGATAATTGGCTCCTGTCAACCAAGGGGCGGGATAAAAATGCCCAGATTTATGAGATTAGTCAGCTCCTCCAGCCTTATCTGGCGATGATTTTTGTCAATACCAAGACTCGGGCGGATGAATTGCAGGCCTATCTGACTGCGCAAGGGCTAAAAGTGGCTAAGATTCACGGTGATATCCCGCCGCGGGAGCGCAAGCGTATCATGAATCAGGTCAAGAATCTGGATTTTGAATACATCGTAGCAACAGACTTGGCGGCTCGGGGGATTGACATCGAGGGTGTCAGCCATGTCATCAATGATGCGATTCCGCAGGATTTGTCTTTCTTTGTCCACCGGGTTGGTCGGACGGGACGAAATGGCCTTCCCGGCACAGCCATTACCCTCTATCAACCGAGTGACGACTCAGATATTCGTGAGTTGGAAAAGCTGGGCATCAAGTTTACTCCTAAGATGATCAAAAATGGCGAATTTCAAGATACCTACGACCGGGATCGCCGTGCCAATCGGGAGAAGACCAAGGAAAAGCTGGACACAGAAATGATTGGTCTGGTCAAGAAGAAAAAGAAAAAAATCAAACCAGGCTATAAGAAGAAAATTCAGTGGGCAGTTAATGAAAAACGCCGCAAGACCAAGCGGGCCGAGAACCGCGCACGTGGTCGGGCAGAACGCAAGGCTAAGCGCCAGACTTTTTAG
- the mraY gene encoding phospho-N-acetylmuramoyl-pentapeptide-transferase, which produces MLTAIIAGILTFILTIVGIPAFIRFYHKAHISGQQMHEDVKQHQAKAGTPTMGGTVFLVASVLASFVTALLSQQLSNGLVMILFILVLYGIVGFLDDFLKVFRKINEGLNPKQKLALQLVGGVIFYFFYNQHGAGDSLNVFTIPVQLGFLYIFFVLFWLVGFSNAVNLTDGIDGLASISVAISLVAYGVIALEQKRFDLLIVIISMIGGLLGFFVFNHKPAKIFMGDVGSLALGGMLAALSIALHQEWTLLLIGIVYVFETTSVMMQVTYFKLTGGKRIFRMTPVHHHFELGGFSGHGQPWSEWKVDFFFWGVGLLASLLTLAILYL; this is translated from the coding sequence ATGTTAACAGCAATTATTGCAGGAATTCTGACCTTTATCCTAACGATTGTTGGGATTCCTGCCTTTATCCGTTTTTATCACAAGGCTCATATATCAGGTCAGCAGATGCATGAGGATGTCAAGCAGCATCAGGCTAAGGCTGGAACGCCGACGATGGGGGGAACCGTCTTTCTGGTTGCTTCTGTTTTGGCTAGTTTTGTGACAGCTTTGCTTTCCCAACAGCTGTCCAACGGCTTGGTTATGATTCTCTTTATCTTGGTTCTCTACGGCATTGTTGGCTTTTTGGATGATTTCCTCAAGGTCTTCCGTAAGATTAACGAAGGACTGAATCCTAAACAGAAACTAGCTCTGCAGCTGGTAGGGGGAGTTATCTTTTATTTCTTCTACAATCAGCACGGGGCAGGAGACTCTCTCAATGTCTTTACGATTCCAGTGCAGCTAGGCTTCCTCTATATTTTCTTCGTCCTCTTTTGGCTGGTTGGTTTCTCCAACGCTGTCAATCTGACCGATGGAATTGATGGCTTGGCTAGTATCTCCGTTGCGATTAGCTTGGTGGCTTACGGGGTCATTGCTCTGGAGCAGAAGCGCTTTGACCTTCTGATTGTCATTATCAGCATGATTGGTGGTTTGCTAGGCTTCTTTGTCTTTAACCATAAGCCAGCTAAAATCTTTATGGGGGACGTGGGGAGTCTTGCCTTGGGCGGTATGCTCGCAGCCCTCTCCATTGCCTTGCACCAAGAGTGGACCTTGCTCCTCATCGGAATCGTCTATGTCTTTGAAACGACTTCTGTTATGATGCAGGTGACTTATTTCAAGTTGACGGGTGGCAAGCGGATTTTCCGTATGACGCCAGTCCATCACCACTTTGAACTGGGTGGCTTTTCTGGGCATGGCCAGCCTTGGAGCGAATGGAAGGTTGACTTCTTCTTTTGGGGCGTAGGTCTCTTAGCTAGCTTGCTGACTTTGGCCATTCTATATTTGTGA
- the pbp2X gene encoding penicillin-binding protein PBP2X has translation MSNRFFKKIQRYALKNRQNPEYNRRKVGKSMSALAVFLFFIFLINFATIIGTDQKFGVNLSKGAKQVHQKTVVVAAKRGTIYDRNGVPIAEDATTYNVYAIIDKNYKSASGKVLYVEESQYDKVADIFNQYLEMDKDYVKQQLSQKDLKQVSFGSQGNGITYSTMSSIRQAMEEAKIEGIGFTTSPNRSYNNGIFASQFIGQAQMQEDKDGNKTLVGKSGMEESLDRILGGQNGIVTYEKDRNGNIIPGSEEVSVKTEDGKDVYTTLSAQLQTYLETRMDAFQEKAKGKFVSATLVSAKTGEILATTQRPTYNADTKDGLNAEHLKTWNTLLYQTQYEPGSTMKVMTLASAIDNGSFNPTGTYDNSEYKVADATIRDWDVNMGLSTGQVLTYAQGFIFSSNVGMTRIEQDMGNAKWIDYLSKFKFGLPTRFGMGYEEYGALPADNAVTIAMSSFGQGIGVTQVQMLRAFSAVSNDGVMLEPKFISAIYDSKTGSARKSQPEIVGHPVSEKAAKTTRNYMIQVGTVPYYGTLNIGGEPVIQVAGQDVAVKSGTAQIATDKGYLEGENNNIYSVVAMTPAESPDFIMYVTVQQPEEKFSPLFWQEVVNPVLEEAVALKDSLNLTGDSPALELVEKETTYKMPSIDGLTKQLKLKNQISPGGLADELRRNLVQPVILGTGSEIKKVSVKEGQELKANQQILILSDNFEDLPDMYGWTKENVEQFAEWQGLEVNFKGKGSKVVKQKEKVNTDLKKLKKITVTLGD, from the coding sequence ATGAGTAATAGATTTTTTAAAAAAATTCAGCGATATGCTTTAAAAAATAGACAAAACCCGGAATACAATCGACGAAAAGTTGGAAAAAGCATGAGTGCCTTGGCAGTCTTTCTTTTTTTCATTTTCTTGATTAATTTTGCGACCATTATCGGAACAGATCAGAAATTTGGTGTTAATTTGTCAAAAGGTGCTAAACAAGTGCACCAGAAGACAGTCGTCGTTGCTGCCAAGCGGGGAACCATCTATGACCGAAATGGTGTACCCATTGCGGAAGATGCGACAACCTATAACGTTTATGCTATCATTGACAAGAATTATAAGTCTGCCTCTGGTAAAGTCCTCTATGTAGAGGAATCCCAGTATGATAAGGTGGCTGATATTTTCAACCAATATCTGGAAATGGATAAGGATTATGTTAAGCAACAACTTTCGCAAAAGGATTTAAAACAGGTATCTTTTGGTTCTCAAGGAAACGGGATTACTTACAGCACCATGAGTTCCATCCGTCAGGCCATGGAGGAAGCGAAGATAGAGGGGATTGGCTTTACAACCAGCCCCAACCGTAGCTACAATAACGGAATCTTTGCTTCCCAATTCATCGGTCAGGCTCAGATGCAAGAGGATAAGGACGGCAATAAAACGCTTGTAGGGAAATCTGGTATGGAGGAGTCGCTAGACCGTATCTTGGGTGGTCAGAATGGTATTGTTACTTACGAAAAAGACCGCAATGGGAACATCATACCAGGCTCAGAGGAAGTTTCTGTCAAGACAGAGGATGGAAAAGATGTTTACACAACCCTTTCTGCCCAGCTGCAGACCTACTTGGAAACGCGAATGGATGCCTTCCAAGAAAAAGCTAAGGGTAAATTTGTCAGTGCGACTTTGGTCAGTGCTAAGACAGGTGAAATTTTAGCAACGACCCAGCGTCCGACTTATAATGCGGATACCAAAGATGGATTGAATGCTGAGCATTTGAAAACTTGGAATACCCTCCTCTATCAGACACAGTATGAGCCTGGTTCAACGATGAAAGTTATGACTCTGGCTTCAGCGATTGATAATGGGTCCTTTAACCCAACCGGAACATACGATAACTCAGAATATAAGGTCGCAGATGCTACTATTCGTGACTGGGATGTGAACATGGGGTTATCAACAGGACAAGTCCTGACCTATGCTCAAGGCTTTATTTTCTCAAGTAACGTTGGTATGACACGCATTGAGCAGGATATGGGCAATGCCAAGTGGATCGATTATCTATCGAAGTTCAAATTTGGCTTACCGACTCGTTTTGGGATGGGCTATGAAGAATATGGTGCCCTGCCGGCAGATAATGCTGTAACCATTGCCATGAGTTCCTTTGGACAAGGGATTGGGGTAACCCAAGTACAGATGCTACGTGCCTTTTCAGCTGTGTCAAATGATGGTGTCATGTTAGAGCCGAAATTTATCTCTGCCATCTATGACTCAAAAACGGGTAGCGCTCGTAAATCTCAGCCAGAAATTGTCGGTCATCCAGTTTCAGAAAAAGCAGCGAAAACGACTCGAAATTATATGATTCAGGTCGGAACCGTTCCTTACTATGGAACCCTGAATATCGGTGGTGAGCCGGTTATCCAAGTTGCTGGGCAAGATGTGGCCGTAAAATCCGGAACAGCCCAAATTGCGACAGATAAGGGCTATTTGGAAGGGGAGAATAATAACATTTACTCCGTAGTAGCCATGACGCCGGCAGAAAGTCCAGATTTCATTATGTATGTCACTGTTCAGCAGCCCGAAGAGAAATTCTCCCCTCTTTTCTGGCAGGAAGTTGTCAATCCAGTCTTGGAAGAAGCTGTGGCGCTTAAAGACAGTTTAAATCTGACTGGAGATAGTCCTGCTTTGGAATTGGTTGAAAAAGAAACAACCTATAAAATGCCATCTATCGATGGTTTGACCAAGCAACTGAAGCTGAAAAATCAAATCAGCCCAGGAGGCTTGGCTGACGAGCTTCGCCGCAATCTGGTACAGCCAGTCATCTTAGGAACAGGCAGTGAAATCAAGAAGGTTTCTGTAAAAGAAGGCCAAGAACTGAAAGCCAATCAACAGATTTTGATTTTAAGTGATAACTTTGAAGATTTGCCGGATATGTATGGCTGGACCAAGGAAAATGTGGAGCAATTTGCTGAATGGCAAGGGCTGGAAGTCAATTTTAAAGGCAAAGGCTCAAAGGTTGTCAAGCAGAAGGAGAAGGTCAATACAGACCTGAAAAAATTGAAAAAAATAACCGTTACATTGGGAGACTAG
- the ftsL gene encoding cell division protein FtsL: MAERKQHPIQKRIRKFSRVEKAFYGSIILTAIILAVSIVFMQTKLLQVNHDLTEINAQIESEQAELDDIKQEVNELTRYERLSQLASSQDMKLQKGNRKTVSTTNE, from the coding sequence ATGGCAGAAAGAAAGCAACACCCTATTCAAAAACGGATTCGGAAATTTTCTCGAGTCGAAAAAGCCTTCTATGGCTCCATTATTTTAACAGCGATTATCCTTGCAGTCAGTATTGTGTTTATGCAGACCAAGCTGCTGCAGGTCAACCATGATTTGACTGAAATCAACGCTCAGATTGAGTCGGAGCAGGCTGAACTGGATGATATCAAGCAAGAAGTAAATGAATTGACACGTTATGAAAGGCTATCCCAGCTGGCTAGCTCTCAGGATATGAAGCTCCAAAAGGGAAATCGTAAGACAGTGAGTACAACCAATGAGTAA
- the rsmH gene encoding 16S rRNA (cytosine(1402)-N(4))-methyltransferase RsmH — protein sequence MTKEFHHITVLLHETIDQLDVQPDGIYVDATLGGAGHSEYLLSKLGDKGHLYAFDQDQTAIDNAKKRLAPYIERGMVTFIKDNFRNLKTCLNEVGVEKIDGICYDLGVSSPQLDERERGFSYKQDAPLDMRMNQEAALTAYQVVNQYPYNDLVRIFFKYGEDKFSKQIARKIEQAREIKPIETTTELAEIIKSAKPAKELKKKGHPAKQIFQAIRIEVNDELGAADESIQQAIDLLAVGGRISVITFHSLEDRLTKQLFKEASTVDVPKGLPFIPDDLQPKLELVSRKPILPSKEELEANNRAHSAKLRVARKVHE from the coding sequence ATGACAAAAGAATTTCATCACATTACCGTACTTCTTCATGAAACGATTGACCAGCTTGATGTTCAGCCAGATGGCATCTATGTTGATGCAACCTTGGGCGGAGCTGGTCATAGCGAGTATCTTTTGAGCAAGCTGGGAGACAAGGGGCATTTGTATGCTTTTGACCAGGATCAGACTGCGATTGATAATGCCAAAAAACGTCTGGCTCCCTATATTGAGCGGGGCATGGTGACCTTTATCAAGGATAATTTCCGCAATCTCAAGACTTGTTTGAATGAAGTAGGGGTCGAGAAGATTGATGGAATTTGTTACGACTTGGGCGTATCTAGTCCGCAGCTAGATGAGCGGGAGCGTGGTTTTTCTTATAAGCAGGACGCACCGTTGGATATGCGGATGAATCAAGAAGCTGCCTTGACAGCTTACCAAGTTGTGAATCAATATCCTTACAACGATTTAGTCCGTATTTTTTTCAAATATGGTGAAGATAAGTTTTCCAAGCAGATTGCCCGTAAGATCGAGCAGGCAAGAGAAATCAAGCCTATCGAAACAACAACAGAGCTGGCTGAGATTATTAAATCGGCCAAACCTGCTAAGGAACTGAAGAAAAAAGGTCATCCAGCTAAGCAGATTTTTCAGGCTATTCGGATTGAAGTCAATGACGAGTTGGGAGCGGCTGACGAATCCATTCAGCAGGCCATTGATTTGTTGGCAGTAGGTGGGCGTATTTCAGTGATTACCTTTCATTCGCTGGAAGATCGTCTGACCAAGCAACTGTTTAAAGAAGCTTCAACCGTAGATGTTCCCAAAGGTCTGCCTTTCATTCCAGATGATTTGCAGCCCAAGCTGGAGTTAGTTTCACGCAAACCCATTTTACCAAGCAAAGAAGAATTAGAAGCCAATAATCGCGCCCATTCTGCGAAATTGCGCGTGGCTAGGAAGGTGCATGAGTAA
- the htpX gene encoding zinc metalloprotease HtpX: protein MLFDQIASNKRRTWVLLVAFFALLALIGAAVGYLWLDSPFGGMAIAFIIGGIYAVSMIFQSTEIVMSMNGAREVSEQEAPELYHVVQDMAMVAQIPMPRVYIVEDASPNAFATGSKPENAAVAATTGLLALMNREELESVMGHEVSHIRNYDIRISTIAVALTSAVTMLSSMAGRMMWYGGGGRRRNDRDNDNGLGIILMIVSLLALLLAPLAATLVQLAISRQREYLADASSVELTRNPKGMINALLKLDNSQPMEHHVDDASAALYINDPKKKGGLQKLFYTHPPISDRIERLKNM, encoded by the coding sequence ATGTTGTTTGACCAAATTGCCAGCAATAAAAGGCGTACTTGGGTTCTCCTCGTCGCCTTCTTTGCTCTTTTAGCTTTGATTGGAGCAGCTGTCGGCTATCTTTGGCTCGATTCTCCCTTTGGTGGGATGGCCATTGCCTTTATTATCGGTGGCATTTATGCTGTCAGTATGATTTTTCAGTCCACAGAGATTGTCATGTCGATGAATGGTGCGAGGGAAGTGTCCGAGCAGGAAGCGCCTGAACTCTATCACGTTGTGCAGGATATGGCCATGGTGGCACAGATTCCTATGCCTCGGGTCTACATAGTAGAAGATGCCTCGCCCAATGCCTTTGCGACTGGCTCAAAGCCTGAGAATGCGGCCGTGGCTGCGACAACTGGATTACTTGCTCTCATGAATCGAGAGGAGCTTGAAAGTGTAATGGGGCATGAAGTCAGTCACATTCGCAATTATGATATTCGCATTTCGACAATCGCCGTGGCACTTACAAGTGCTGTCACGATGCTATCTAGCATGGCTGGGCGCATGATGTGGTATGGCGGTGGTGGCCGTCGAAGAAACGATCGGGACAATGACAATGGCTTAGGAATTATTTTGATGATTGTCTCTCTGCTGGCTCTTCTCTTGGCGCCGCTTGCTGCAACATTGGTGCAATTGGCCATTTCCCGTCAACGTGAGTATTTGGCAGACGCTTCAAGTGTTGAGTTGACCCGAAATCCTAAGGGCATGATCAATGCCCTGCTGAAGCTAGACAATAGCCAGCCTATGGAGCACCATGTAGATGATGCTAGTGCAGCGCTCTACATCAATGACCCGAAGAAAAAGGGTGGCTTACAAAAGCTCTTTTATACTCACCCACCAATTTCTGATCGGATAGAAAGATTGAAAAATATGTAA
- a CDS encoding LemA family protein translates to MFFIILAVVAVVAIFVISVYNGLVKSRMQTQEAWSQIDVQLKRRNDLIPNLLETVKGYGKYEKSTLENVTRLRNQVAAASSPAQAMEASDALTRSISGIFAVAENYPDLKANTNYLKLQEELTNTENKIAYSRQLYNSVTSNYNVKMETFPSNVIAGMFGFKAADFLETPEEEKAVPKVDFSDLG, encoded by the coding sequence ATGTTTTTTATTATTCTTGCGGTTGTGGCAGTTGTAGCTATTTTCGTGATTTCTGTTTACAATGGTCTTGTTAAAAGCCGTATGCAAACTCAAGAGGCTTGGAGTCAGATTGATGTCCAGCTCAAGCGCCGAAATGACCTGATTCCCAACCTTTTGGAGACGGTTAAAGGTTATGGAAAATATGAGAAATCAACCTTGGAAAATGTTACTCGATTGCGTAACCAAGTAGCTGCTGCCTCATCACCTGCCCAAGCTATGGAGGCTAGTGATGCCCTGACTCGTTCAATTTCTGGTATCTTTGCGGTTGCTGAAAATTACCCAGACCTTAAGGCAAATACAAACTACTTGAAACTTCAGGAAGAGTTGACAAATACAGAAAATAAGATTGCTTATTCTCGTCAGCTTTACAATTCAGTAACCAGCAACTACAATGTCAAAATGGAAACTTTCCCAAGTAATGTCATTGCAGGTATGTTTGGCTTTAAAGCAGCAGATTTCTTGGAGACACCAGAGGAAGAAAAGGCTGTTCCTAAAGTGGATTTTAGCGATTTGGGGTAG
- a CDS encoding exodeoxyribonuclease III: MKLISWNIDSLNAALTSDSARAKLSQAVLQTLQAENADIIAIQETKLSAKGPTKKHLEILEELFPGYENTWRSSQEPARKGYAGTMFLYKKELTPIVTFPEIGAPSTMDVEGRIITLEFDNFFVTQVYTPNAGDGLKRLEERQVWDVKYAEYLASLDEQKPVLATGDYNVAHKEIDLANPASNRRSPGFTDEERAGFTNLLAKGFTDTFRHLHGDIPNQYTWWAQRSKTSKINNTGWRIDYWLTSNRVADKVTKSDMIDSGARQDHTPIVMEIEL; the protein is encoded by the coding sequence ATGAAACTCATTTCTTGGAACATTGACTCTCTCAACGCTGCCTTAACCAGTGATTCTGCCCGCGCTAAGCTCTCTCAGGCTGTCCTTCAGACCTTGCAAGCAGAAAATGCAGATATTATCGCTATTCAGGAAACAAAGCTATCTGCTAAAGGCCCTACTAAAAAACATCTTGAGATTTTGGAAGAACTCTTCCCAGGCTATGAAAATACTTGGCGCTCGTCTCAAGAGCCAGCTCGCAAGGGCTATGCAGGAACCATGTTCCTCTACAAAAAAGAACTGACGCCAATCGTAACTTTCCCTGAAATCGGCGCTCCGTCAACCATGGATGTCGAAGGTCGCATCATTACGCTGGAGTTTGACAATTTCTTCGTCACTCAGGTCTATACGCCCAATGCTGGCGATGGTCTTAAACGCTTGGAAGAACGTCAGGTCTGGGATGTCAAATACGCTGAATACTTGGCATCACTGGATGAACAAAAACCAGTCCTCGCTACTGGTGATTACAATGTAGCCCACAAGGAAATCGACTTGGCCAATCCTGCCAGCAACCGCCGTTCACCAGGCTTTACCGATGAAGAGCGTGCCGGTTTCACCAACCTGCTGGCTAAAGGCTTTACCGATACCTTCCGCCATTTGCACGGTGATATCCCTAACCAATACACTTGGTGGGCGCAACGCAGCAAGACCTCTAAAATCAACAATACAGGCTGGAGAATCGACTACTGGCTGACCAGCAACCGCGTAGCTGATAAGGTAACCAAGTCTGATATGATCGACTCTGGTGCACGCCAAGACCATACACCGATTGTCATGGAAATTGAACTTTAA
- a CDS encoding bleomycin resistance protein — protein MDYQAVIPEFVVSDIEKSRHFYCDLLGFSVEYERPEEKFLFLSLEDCQLMLEEGSAEELDQLTYPFGRGVNISFGIKDVPQLYQKLQEVDYPIHRPLTKREFRVGDSFIYPHEFALLDPDGYFLRFSE, from the coding sequence ATGGACTATCAAGCTGTCATTCCTGAATTTGTGGTTTCTGACATCGAAAAATCACGCCACTTCTACTGCGACTTGCTGGGATTCTCTGTCGAATACGAGCGTCCCGAGGAGAAATTCCTCTTCCTCTCACTTGAAGACTGCCAGCTCATGTTAGAAGAAGGCAGCGCCGAAGAGTTAGACCAACTGACCTATCCTTTCGGCCGTGGTGTCAATATTTCCTTTGGCATTAAGGATGTCCCCCAGCTCTACCAAAAACTGCAGGAAGTTGATTATCCCATCCATCGTCCCCTGACGAAAAGAGAATTTCGCGTAGGAGATAGCTTTATTTATCCTCATGAATTTGCGCTTTTGGATCCGGATGGATATTTTCTACGATTTAGTGAATAA
- a CDS encoding nucleotidyltransferase, whose product MTVTGIIAEFNPFHNGHKYLLDQSSGLKIIAMSGNFVQRGEPAIVDKWTRAQMALEAGADLVLELPFLISVQAADFFAKGAVDILERLGIEHLTFGTEEVLDYESISSVYGEKAEQMEAYLAGLPDSLSYPQKTQAMWQEFAGLNFSGSTPNHILGLAYAKAVAGKAITLCPIQRQGAGYHSLAANQKFASATALRQNLDQPDFLKKFTPAYHLLDMAPKVTWSDLFPYLRYQIVTSPDLTDFYQVNQELAVRIREALKSSETIEELVEQVVTKRYTKARVRRLLTYILVGARQEELPSRIHILGFSEQGRQHLARFKGKVELVSRIGKEPWDSLTQQADKVYQLGNPVLTEQNFGRFPLKNPL is encoded by the coding sequence ATGACAGTCACCGGTATTATCGCAGAGTTTAATCCTTTTCATAATGGGCACAAATATCTGCTGGATCAATCTTCTGGCCTGAAAATTATCGCTATGAGCGGCAATTTTGTTCAGCGAGGGGAGCCGGCTATCGTGGACAAGTGGACTCGGGCGCAGATGGCTTTGGAAGCTGGAGCGGATCTGGTTCTCGAGCTACCTTTCTTGATCAGCGTTCAGGCGGCAGACTTTTTCGCTAAGGGGGCAGTAGACATCTTAGAGAGACTGGGCATTGAGCATCTGACTTTTGGAACTGAGGAAGTGTTGGACTATGAGAGTATTTCGAGTGTCTATGGCGAGAAGGCAGAGCAGATGGAGGCTTATCTGGCTGGCTTGCCTGACTCCCTATCTTATCCTCAGAAGACACAGGCCATGTGGCAGGAGTTTGCAGGGCTCAATTTCTCAGGCTCTACTCCCAATCATATCTTGGGCTTGGCCTATGCCAAGGCTGTGGCAGGAAAGGCAATCACGCTTTGTCCCATTCAACGTCAGGGGGCTGGCTATCATTCTTTGGCTGCTAATCAGAAATTCGCCTCCGCAACTGCCCTTCGTCAGAATTTGGATCAGCCAGACTTTCTCAAAAAATTCACCCCAGCCTATCACTTGCTTGACATGGCACCCAAGGTGACCTGGTCAGACCTCTTTCCTTATCTCCGTTACCAGATAGTGACAAGTCCGGATTTGACAGACTTTTATCAGGTCAATCAGGAGTTGGCCGTCAGGATTAGAGAGGCCTTGAAAAGCAGTGAGACCATAGAAGAGCTAGTTGAGCAGGTGGTGACCAAGCGCTATACCAAGGCTCGGGTTCGGCGTCTGCTGACCTATATCCTGGTCGGAGCTAGACAAGAAGAGCTTCCATCAAGAATCCATATCTTAGGCTTTTCCGAGCAGGGGCGCCAGCATTTGGCCAGATTTAAGGGAAAGGTTGAACTCGTCAGCCGTATCGGCAAGGAGCCATGGGATAGTCTGACCCAGCAGGCTGATAAAGTTTATCAGCTGGGCAATCCTGTACTGACGGAGCAGAATTTTGGACGCTTTCCACTAAAAAATCCCCTCTGA
- a CDS encoding class I SAM-dependent DNA methyltransferase produces the protein MATYETFASVYDAIMDDSLYEKWTEFSLRHFPKDKKKLLELACGTGIQSIYFKKAGFDVTGLDLSQEMLELAEKRSREAGLDIPFIQGNMLDLSGIGQFDLVTCYSDSICYMEDEVDVGQVFVEVYQHLNEGGRFIFDVHSIYQIDEVFPGYSYHENAETFAMVWDSYADEPPHSIVHELTFFVQDEDGRFTRHDEVHEERTYEILTYDILLEQAGFKNVKVYADFEDKEPTDKSARWFFVAEK, from the coding sequence ATGGCAACTTATGAAACCTTCGCATCGGTTTACGATGCGATTATGGATGATTCTTTGTATGAGAAGTGGACGGAGTTCAGTCTGCGCCATTTTCCCAAGGATAAGAAAAAGCTGCTGGAGCTGGCCTGTGGTACGGGCATCCAGTCCATTTATTTTAAGAAGGCCGGTTTTGATGTAACGGGGCTGGATCTGAGTCAGGAAATGCTGGAGTTGGCAGAGAAGCGTAGCAGAGAGGCCGGTTTGGATATTCCTTTTATTCAGGGCAATATGCTGGATTTGAGTGGCATCGGTCAATTTGACTTGGTGACTTGTTATTCAGACTCGATTTGCTATATGGAGGACGAAGTGGATGTTGGTCAGGTCTTCGTAGAAGTTTACCAGCATCTAAATGAGGGCGGTCGCTTTATCTTTGACGTGCACTCGATTTACCAGATTGATGAGGTTTTTCCAGGCTATTCTTATCATGAAAATGCTGAAACTTTTGCCATGGTCTGGGATTCCTATGCGGACGAACCGCCTCATTCCATCGTGCATGAGCTGACTTTCTTTGTCCAAGACGAGGATGGGCGCTTCACGCGCCATGATGAGGTGCATGAGGAGCGGACCTATGAGATTCTGACCTATGATATCTTGCTGGAGCAGGCTGGCTTTAAGAATGTCAAGGTTTACGCAGACTTTGAGGACAAGGAGCCAACCGACAAGAGCGCTCGCTGGTTCTTTGTGGCGGAGAAATGA